A genomic stretch from Bacillus sp. E(2018) includes:
- a CDS encoding SDR family oxidoreductase, with protein sequence MNRKTAIVTGTSSGFGMYCAIELAKAGFNVVSTMRNVSRAEALLKLADENKVSDQIYLHVLDVTSTESIQTFKDFIKELPTIDVLVNNAGFALGGFSEELSINEYRLQFETNVFGVMAVTQSVLPFMRKNKRGRIINMSSISGKFGFPGLSPYTASKHALEGYSESLRLELRPFGIDVVLIEPGSYQTNIWSSIDNLTIDSQSPYSFYMDALLKNMQNSKVDHGNPIDVAKLVTKLAISTKTPKLRYPIGKGVRLTIRLKSILPWKILERLITMRLVGNKKR encoded by the coding sequence ATGAACAGAAAAACAGCCATTGTAACCGGCACTTCTAGCGGGTTTGGTATGTATTGTGCAATTGAACTTGCAAAGGCCGGTTTCAATGTAGTGAGTACGATGCGAAATGTAAGTCGTGCGGAAGCTCTATTAAAGTTGGCAGACGAAAACAAGGTAAGTGACCAGATTTATCTTCATGTTCTGGACGTAACATCAACAGAATCTATTCAAACATTTAAAGACTTCATCAAAGAGCTTCCTACCATTGATGTTTTAGTAAATAATGCGGGGTTTGCACTTGGCGGTTTTTCAGAAGAACTATCAATCAATGAATATCGTCTGCAGTTTGAGACAAATGTATTTGGTGTTATGGCAGTTACCCAATCCGTCCTTCCCTTCATGCGTAAAAACAAGCGAGGACGCATCATTAATATGAGCAGCATCTCTGGAAAGTTTGGTTTTCCTGGTCTATCACCTTATACGGCATCAAAGCACGCGTTGGAAGGATACAGCGAAAGTTTGCGTTTAGAACTGCGACCGTTCGGAATAGATGTCGTTCTTATAGAACCTGGATCTTATCAAACAAACATTTGGTCTTCGATTGACAACTTGACGATCGATTCTCAGTCTCCTTATTCCTTTTATATGGATGCACTTTTAAAAAACATGCAAAACAGCAAAGTAGATCATGGGAATCCTATCGATGTCGCAAAACTTGTAACTAAGCTTGCTATCTCCACAAAAACTCCTAAGCTCCGTTATCCGATTGGCAAAGGTGTGAGATTAACGATACGGCTAAAAAGCATCCTCCCATGGAAGATACTAGAAAGATTAATTACAATGAGATTAGTAGGAAACAAAAAGAGGTAG